One segment of Micromonospora parathelypteridis DNA contains the following:
- a CDS encoding TetR/AcrR family transcriptional regulator C-terminal domain-containing protein, which translates to MPRPRQPRLTRQLIVETATALIDAEGLPAFSTRRLAAELGVRGPSLYNHFATKDEILDAVADTVTAAVDTSGFASRDWAAALREWAWSYRRALTAHPNIVPYLAQGPGRRPAALAMADAVYGGLVRAGWPPARATHIGAALRYFVAGSALGSFARGFVEDPELYAAHYPHLRQAHRLAEHQQSVDEGAFALGLDALLHGLAAEYTRTVATVESARPNG; encoded by the coding sequence CCGACCCCGCCAGCCCCGGCTCACCCGGCAGCTGATCGTCGAGACCGCCACCGCGCTCATCGACGCCGAGGGCCTGCCCGCCTTCTCCACCCGGCGGCTCGCCGCCGAGTTGGGTGTGCGCGGGCCGTCGCTCTACAACCACTTCGCCACCAAGGACGAGATCCTCGACGCGGTCGCCGACACGGTCACCGCCGCGGTCGACACCAGCGGCTTCGCCAGCCGGGACTGGGCCGCCGCGCTGCGCGAGTGGGCCTGGTCCTACCGGCGGGCGCTCACCGCGCACCCGAACATCGTGCCGTACCTGGCCCAGGGCCCGGGCCGGCGTCCGGCCGCGCTGGCCATGGCCGACGCGGTCTACGGCGGCCTGGTCCGTGCCGGCTGGCCGCCCGCGCGGGCCACCCACATCGGTGCCGCGCTGCGCTACTTCGTGGCCGGGTCGGCGCTCGGCTCGTTCGCCCGCGGTTTCGTCGAGGACCCCGAGCTGTACGCCGCGCACTACCCGCACCTGCGTCAGGCGCACCGGCTGGCCGAGCACCAGCAGAGCGTGGACGAGGGCGCATTCGCCCTCGGCCTGGACGCTCTGCTGCACGGCTTGGCCGCCGAATACACCCGCACCGTCGCCACGGTGGAGTCCGCCCGGCCCAACGGGTAG
- a CDS encoding aldehyde dehydrogenase family protein, with translation MDLAAPPSQLPDALRLRRHLHLGGAWTSPADADLIEVENPSTGELIGQVPAGTPADVDRAVAAARAAFPGWSATAPVERSAHLDRLHTALAARADDLARTIAVELGSPLKLATRVQVGLPLTVLRDHVALAARAPVEESIGNSLVVREPVGVVGAITPWNYPLHQVMAKVAPALAAGCTVVLKPSELTPLTAYLLFDAVTEAGLPPGVLNLVPGTGPVVGEALVGHPDVDLVSFTGSTATGARIMRLAADRIARVALELGGKSANVILPDADLATAVKVGVGNALLNSGQTCTAWTRMLVHRDRYDEALDLIAAAVAGYRLGDPFDPATRLGPLVSAAQAERVRGHIDRALADGARLVAGGPDAPVPAQGHFVAPTVFADVHPDSALAQEEVFGPVLAVLPFDDTDEAVAIANNSKYGLAGAVWSADTDAALAVARRLRTGAVDINGAPFNPLAPFGGYKQSGLGRELGVHGLAEFSELKAIQR, from the coding sequence ATGGACCTCGCCGCCCCGCCGTCGCAGTTGCCCGACGCCCTGCGCCTCCGGCGCCACCTGCACCTCGGCGGCGCCTGGACGTCTCCCGCCGACGCCGATCTGATCGAGGTGGAAAACCCGAGCACCGGCGAGCTGATCGGGCAGGTGCCGGCCGGCACCCCGGCCGATGTGGACCGCGCCGTGGCCGCCGCCCGCGCCGCGTTCCCCGGCTGGTCGGCCACTGCTCCCGTCGAGCGGTCCGCCCACCTCGACCGGCTGCACACCGCGCTCGCCGCCCGCGCCGACGACCTCGCCCGCACCATCGCCGTGGAGCTGGGCTCGCCGCTCAAGCTCGCCACCCGGGTGCAGGTCGGCCTGCCGCTGACCGTGCTGCGCGATCACGTCGCGCTCGCCGCCCGAGCACCCGTGGAGGAGAGCATCGGCAACTCCCTCGTCGTGCGTGAGCCGGTCGGCGTGGTCGGCGCGATCACCCCGTGGAACTACCCGCTGCACCAGGTGATGGCGAAGGTGGCGCCCGCTCTGGCCGCCGGCTGCACGGTGGTGCTCAAACCCAGCGAGTTGACCCCGTTGACCGCGTACCTGCTCTTCGACGCGGTCACCGAGGCCGGGCTGCCGCCGGGCGTGCTCAACCTGGTCCCCGGCACCGGACCGGTGGTGGGCGAGGCGCTCGTCGGGCACCCCGACGTCGACCTGGTCTCGTTCACCGGCTCCACCGCCACCGGCGCCCGGATCATGCGGCTCGCCGCCGACCGGATCGCCCGGGTCGCGCTGGAACTGGGCGGCAAGTCCGCCAACGTGATCCTCCCCGACGCCGACCTGGCCACCGCGGTCAAGGTGGGCGTCGGCAACGCCCTGCTCAACTCCGGTCAGACCTGCACGGCGTGGACCCGGATGCTGGTGCACCGCGACCGGTACGACGAGGCGCTCGACCTGATCGCCGCGGCGGTGGCCGGGTACCGGCTCGGCGACCCGTTCGACCCGGCCACCCGGCTCGGCCCGCTGGTCTCCGCCGCACAGGCCGAACGAGTGCGCGGCCACATCGACCGGGCGCTGGCCGACGGTGCCCGGCTGGTCGCCGGCGGCCCGGACGCCCCGGTGCCGGCCCAGGGGCACTTCGTCGCCCCGACCGTCTTCGCCGACGTGCACCCCGACAGCGCGCTCGCCCAGGAGGAGGTCTTCGGCCCGGTGCTCGCCGTCCTCCCGTTCGACGACACCGACGAGGCGGTCGCCATCGCCAACAACTCGAAGTACGGGCTGGCCGGCGCGGTCTGGTCCGCCGACACCGACGCGGCGCTCGCGGTGGCCCGGCGGCTGCGCACCGGCGCGGTCGACATCAACGGCGCACCGTTCAACCCGCTCGCCCCGTTCGGCGGTTACAAGCAGTCCGGCCTGGGCCGGGAGCTGGGCGTGCACGGGCTCGCCGAGTTCAGCGAGCTGAAGGCGATCCAGCGATGA